One genomic segment of Micromonospora sp. WMMC415 includes these proteins:
- a CDS encoding nucleoside deaminase translates to MRRALEIAVTGADTAATADDVPVGAVLYGPDGVELATGRNERELTGDPTAHAEVLALRRAAERLGRWRLDGCTLVVTLEPCTMCAGALVLARVSTVVFGAWEPKTGAAGSLWDVLRDRRLNHRPEVYGGVLETETAAVLRAFFR, encoded by the coding sequence ATGCGCCGGGCGTTGGAGATCGCGGTGACCGGGGCGGACACGGCGGCCACCGCCGACGACGTTCCGGTCGGGGCCGTGCTGTACGGCCCGGACGGCGTGGAGTTGGCGACCGGCCGCAACGAGCGGGAGCTGACCGGTGACCCGACGGCGCACGCCGAGGTGCTGGCGCTGCGCCGGGCGGCCGAGCGGCTGGGGCGCTGGCGGCTCGACGGCTGCACCCTGGTGGTCACGCTGGAGCCGTGCACGATGTGCGCCGGCGCGCTGGTGCTGGCCCGGGTCTCGACCGTCGTCTTCGGAGCCTGGGAACCGAAGACCGGCGCGGCCGGCTCGCTCTGGGACGTGCTGCGGGACCGCCGGCTCAACCACCGCCCGGAGGTCTACGGCGGCGTCCTCGAGACCGAGACCGCCGCCGTCCTGCGCGCCTTCTTCCGCTGA
- a CDS encoding thioesterase family protein, producing the protein MSHALADPPAVDFGHVEHVTVHFDDLDALGILHNARYAVLLERALTPYWADRGVAFQGGNSAPDVFHAVREFAITFRAPITGTGPVAVHFWLDRFGTSSAEYAFQFRSVDGTTVYADGRRAIVRLDPATMRPAPWTDAARAVAATLLRPER; encoded by the coding sequence ATGAGCCACGCCCTCGCCGACCCGCCCGCCGTCGACTTCGGTCACGTCGAGCACGTCACCGTGCACTTCGACGACCTCGACGCCCTCGGGATCCTGCACAACGCCCGGTACGCGGTACTGCTGGAGCGGGCGCTGACCCCGTACTGGGCCGACCGGGGCGTCGCCTTCCAGGGCGGGAACAGCGCACCGGACGTGTTCCACGCGGTACGCGAGTTCGCGATCACGTTCCGGGCGCCGATCACCGGCACCGGCCCGGTCGCGGTGCACTTCTGGCTCGACCGCTTCGGCACCAGCAGCGCCGAGTACGCGTTCCAGTTCCGGTCGGTCGACGGCACCACGGTGTACGCCGACGGCCGGCGGGCGATCGTCCGGCTGGACCCGGCCACCATGCGGCCGGCGCCCTGGACCGACGCCGCGCGTGCGGTGGCGGCGACCCTGCTCCGCCCGGAGCGTTAG
- a CDS encoding TetR/AcrR family transcriptional regulator has product MTVDGRLVRGERTRTAALDAAVVLATEAGLHGLSLAQLADALGVSKSGLFAHWRSKEALQLAAIDRAVEQWRERIVEPALRAPRGVRRLRALHEARIDFYAARVLPGGCFFANTQFEYNARPGPVRDRLAEAYARWTAFLEQLVQQAVDAGELPADLDVAQLAYEIDALGMSAAMQSRLLEPDTAYRHARHGVLDRLRALCPDPTLLPEGLT; this is encoded by the coding sequence ATGACCGTCGACGGACGCCTCGTGCGGGGTGAACGGACGCGCACGGCCGCGCTGGACGCCGCCGTGGTGCTGGCCACCGAGGCCGGCCTGCACGGGCTCAGCCTGGCGCAGCTCGCCGACGCGCTGGGCGTGAGCAAGTCCGGGCTCTTCGCGCACTGGCGATCCAAGGAGGCGCTCCAGCTCGCCGCGATCGACCGGGCGGTGGAGCAGTGGCGGGAGCGGATCGTCGAGCCGGCACTGCGCGCCCCGCGCGGGGTACGCCGGCTCCGGGCGCTGCACGAGGCCAGGATCGACTTCTATGCGGCGCGGGTGCTCCCCGGCGGCTGCTTCTTCGCCAACACCCAGTTCGAGTACAACGCCCGCCCCGGCCCGGTGCGGGACCGCCTGGCCGAGGCGTACGCCCGGTGGACGGCCTTCCTCGAACAACTCGTCCAGCAGGCGGTCGACGCCGGCGAACTCCCCGCCGACCTGGACGTCGCCCAACTGGCGTACGAGATCGACGCGCTCGGGATGAGCGCCGCGATGCAGTCCCGGCTGCTCGAGCCGGACACCGCCTACCGGCACGCCCGCCACGGCGTGCTGGACCGCCTCCGGGCGCTGTGCCCGGACCCGACCCTGCTACCGGAAGGCCTGACATGA
- the deoD gene encoding purine-nucleoside phosphorylase gives MSTHIGAKPGEIAERVLMPGDPLRAKWIAETYLEGAQCYSTVRGMLGFTGRWNGVDVSVQGSGMGMPSASIYAHELVNEYGVKSLIRVGSCGALTEDLQLRDVVAAIGSSTDSNMNRMRFDGLIDYAPVADFGLLRTSVEVAERRGITMRVGPILAADAFYTDRPDLYDTLADYGVLAVEMESAALYTIAARFRARALTILTVSDHIRTGEKTTSQEREQTFSQMVEIALDTIIA, from the coding sequence ATGAGTACGCACATCGGCGCTAAGCCGGGAGAGATCGCCGAGCGGGTCCTGATGCCGGGCGACCCGCTGCGGGCCAAGTGGATCGCGGAGACCTACCTCGAGGGTGCCCAGTGCTACTCGACGGTCCGCGGGATGCTCGGCTTCACCGGCCGCTGGAACGGCGTCGACGTCTCCGTGCAGGGTTCCGGCATGGGCATGCCGTCCGCCTCGATCTACGCGCACGAGTTGGTCAACGAGTACGGCGTGAAGTCGCTCATCCGGGTCGGCTCGTGCGGCGCCCTCACCGAGGACCTCCAGCTGCGTGACGTGGTGGCCGCGATCGGGTCGTCCACCGACTCGAACATGAACCGGATGCGCTTCGACGGGCTGATCGACTACGCGCCGGTCGCCGACTTCGGGCTGCTGCGTACCTCGGTGGAGGTCGCCGAGCGGCGCGGCATCACCATGCGGGTCGGGCCGATCCTGGCGGCGGACGCCTTCTACACCGACCGGCCGGACCTCTACGACACCCTCGCCGACTACGGCGTCCTGGCGGTGGAGATGGAGTCGGCGGCGCTCTACACGATCGCGGCCCGGTTCCGGGCCCGCGCGCTGACGATCCTGACGGTGAGCGACCACATCCGCACCGGCGAGAAGACCACGTCGCAGGAGCGGGAGCAGACGTTCAGCCAGATGGTGGAGATCGCCCTCGACACGATCATCGCCTGA
- a CDS encoding site-specific integrase, with translation MGRKPNGASSIYLGADGSWHGRVTVGVKDDGSPDRRHVRGKTEAAVIKKVRLLERERESGTVRKAGQRWTVQTWLTHWVENIAAPAVRENTIAGYRVAVYRHLIPGLGAHRLERLEPEHLERFYRRMQQNGSAPATAHQAHRTIRTALNEAVRRGHLAKNPAALAKAPRLPESEIEPYTVDEVQRLLAVTQGRRNSARWAIALALGLRQGEALGLRWSDVNLDAGTLTVRRGRQRPRWEHGCSSSCGRKYGGHCPDRRQVRAATADTKSRAGRRSIGLPDELVALLRKHRDEQDQERATAAQLWEGGDWLFATPTGGPVNPRTDYDEWKRLLKLAGLRDGRLHDARHTAATVLLILGVAERAVMGIMGWSNSAMAARYQHLTAQVHRDIARRVGGLLWERPPDGTDEPKSAD, from the coding sequence ATGGGACGCAAGCCGAACGGCGCATCCAGCATTTACCTCGGCGCCGATGGTTCCTGGCACGGTCGGGTCACCGTCGGCGTGAAGGACGACGGATCGCCGGACCGCCGGCACGTCCGGGGGAAGACGGAGGCGGCGGTCATCAAGAAGGTCCGGCTCCTGGAACGGGAGCGGGAGAGCGGCACGGTGCGCAAGGCGGGCCAGCGCTGGACGGTGCAGACTTGGCTAACCCACTGGGTGGAAAACATCGCCGCCCCGGCCGTGCGAGAGAACACCATCGCCGGCTACCGGGTCGCCGTCTACCGACATCTAATTCCGGGCCTCGGGGCCCACCGGCTTGAGCGTTTGGAGCCTGAGCACCTCGAACGCTTCTACCGGCGGATGCAACAGAATGGCAGCGCTCCTGCGACGGCTCACCAAGCCCACCGCACCATCCGTACAGCGCTCAACGAGGCGGTACGTCGGGGGCACCTGGCGAAGAACCCTGCCGCCCTTGCCAAGGCACCACGCCTGCCCGAGAGCGAAATTGAGCCGTACACCGTCGACGAAGTGCAGCGGCTCCTGGCCGTCACCCAGGGCCGCCGCAACAGCGCGCGGTGGGCGATCGCCCTCGCTCTCGGCCTGCGCCAGGGCGAAGCGCTCGGCCTGCGCTGGTCAGATGTGAACCTCGACGCCGGAACACTGACGGTCCGGCGTGGCCGGCAACGGCCCAGGTGGGAGCACGGCTGCAGCTCGTCATGTGGGCGAAAGTACGGCGGGCACTGCCCCGATCGCCGCCAGGTGCGCGCCGCCACCGCCGACACGAAATCGCGCGCCGGGCGACGGAGCATCGGGCTCCCTGACGAGCTGGTGGCGCTACTCAGGAAGCACCGCGACGAGCAGGATCAGGAGCGGGCCACTGCCGCCCAACTCTGGGAGGGTGGCGATTGGCTTTTTGCCACGCCGACCGGTGGACCGGTCAACCCCCGGACGGACTACGACGAGTGGAAGCGGCTGCTCAAGCTCGCCGGGCTACGGGACGGCCGACTGCATGACGCCCGGCACACGGCCGCCACGGTGCTGTTGATCCTCGGCGTGGCCGAGCGGGCCGTAATGGGCATCATGGGCTGGTCGAACTCCGCCATGGCGGCCCGATACCAGCACTTGACTGCACAGGTTCATCGTGACATCGCCAGGCGCGTCGGAGGTCTGCTGTGGGAACGCCCGCCAGATGGCACAGACGAGCCGAAAAGTGCCGACTGA
- a CDS encoding helix-turn-helix domain-containing protein: MNPGELLTIEEAARRLGIGRTTMYALVKAGQVRTVTIGRLRRVPTFCLDEYVRNLLAEPTSLDDAA; the protein is encoded by the coding sequence ATGAACCCCGGAGAACTGCTCACCATCGAAGAAGCCGCTCGGCGGCTTGGCATCGGCCGCACGACCATGTACGCCCTCGTCAAGGCCGGCCAAGTGCGCACCGTCACCATCGGTCGCCTCCGCCGCGTACCCACGTTCTGCCTCGACGAATACGTGCGAAACCTGCTCGCCGAACCGACGTCCCTCGACGACGCCGCTTGA
- a CDS encoding replication initiator, whose amino-acid sequence MASTLDLTPRTALARGVGSNADVPPVYGYTAAGSAFERATRPDYFGWLEHVRAAAGCTRPIRLAGQILTVEQGTGRVIDARHTDVMPDGAIYTACGNRRATVCPSCAQTYQRDAFQLLRAGLVGGKGVPESVASHPAVFPTFTAPSFGPVHARVVKRHTCGNRRRCDCRAEPCHARRDVGVCEHGRPAVCWARHEAGDAVLGRPLCLDCYDHDHQVVWNLFSGELWHRTKQAAERYLAKLARRRGIPRVEVITQSGNVRKVPPVRLSPGKVAELQARGAVHFHAIARLDGVDGQDPDAIVPPPAGFSVDDLVDAFRHAAAQVAFHTPSHPDRPEGWLIAWGEQLDIRPITTGLDGDVTDGMVAGYLAKYATKSTEATGHTSSRLTADTIGDYADPDGEHTARLIDACWRIGRPTTTPVPLSERPRDPRPRPGFVDRWECPDCGTHTRYAACPTCTADRQAALDAEPASRPQPGPYARLRRWAHMLGYGGHFLTKGRRYSVTFQLLRDIRVAYRRHEHHHQTDEHNSGLRAVDQLDDTTTLVVGALTFAGVGWHTTGDALLANTAAAMARERRTTGREELAHEFGTTSTALPTAA is encoded by the coding sequence ATGGCGTCGACGCTGGACCTCACACCCCGGACCGCCCTGGCCCGGGGTGTGGGCTCGAACGCCGACGTCCCACCCGTCTACGGCTACACCGCCGCAGGCTCCGCCTTCGAACGCGCCACCCGGCCGGACTACTTCGGCTGGCTGGAACACGTCCGCGCCGCCGCAGGCTGCACCCGCCCCATCCGCCTCGCCGGGCAGATCCTCACCGTCGAGCAGGGCACCGGCCGGGTAATCGACGCTCGGCATACCGACGTCATGCCTGACGGCGCGATCTACACCGCCTGCGGCAACCGCCGCGCCACGGTCTGCCCCTCGTGCGCGCAGACCTACCAGCGCGACGCCTTCCAACTCCTGCGCGCCGGGCTGGTCGGCGGCAAGGGCGTCCCCGAATCGGTCGCGTCGCATCCGGCGGTGTTCCCGACGTTCACCGCGCCATCGTTCGGTCCGGTACACGCGCGGGTGGTCAAGCGGCACACCTGCGGCAACCGCCGCCGCTGCGACTGCCGCGCCGAACCGTGCCACGCCCGCCGCGACGTCGGTGTCTGCGAGCACGGCCGGCCCGCCGTCTGCTGGGCCCGGCATGAAGCCGGTGACGCGGTGCTGGGTCGGCCGTTGTGCCTGGACTGCTACGACCACGACCACCAAGTGGTCTGGAACCTGTTCTCCGGGGAGCTGTGGCACCGCACCAAACAAGCCGCGGAACGCTACCTCGCCAAGCTCGCCCGCCGACGCGGTATCCCCCGCGTCGAGGTCATCACCCAATCGGGCAACGTCCGCAAGGTCCCGCCCGTGCGGCTATCCCCCGGCAAGGTCGCCGAACTTCAGGCACGGGGAGCGGTGCACTTCCATGCCATCGCCCGTCTCGACGGTGTCGACGGCCAGGACCCCGACGCGATCGTTCCCCCGCCGGCCGGGTTCAGCGTTGACGACCTCGTCGACGCGTTCCGGCACGCCGCCGCCCAGGTCGCGTTCCACACCCCGTCGCACCCGGACCGGCCTGAGGGCTGGCTCATCGCCTGGGGCGAGCAGCTCGACATCCGACCCATCACCACTGGCCTCGACGGGGACGTCACCGACGGGATGGTCGCCGGTTACCTTGCCAAGTACGCCACCAAGAGCACCGAGGCCACCGGGCACACCAGCAGCCGCCTGACCGCCGACACCATCGGCGACTACGCCGACCCCGACGGCGAGCACACCGCCCGCCTCATCGACGCCTGCTGGCGCATCGGCCGACCCACCACCACACCCGTACCCCTGTCGGAGCGGCCCCGTGACCCGCGCCCCCGACCGGGCTTCGTCGACCGCTGGGAGTGTCCCGACTGCGGCACCCACACCCGCTACGCCGCCTGCCCCACCTGCACCGCCGACCGTCAAGCCGCCCTTGACGCCGAACCGGCCAGCAGACCTCAGCCCGGCCCGTATGCCCGGCTACGTAGGTGGGCACACATGCTCGGCTACGGCGGCCACTTTCTCACCAAGGGCCGCCGCTACTCGGTGACGTTCCAACTCCTGCGGGACATCCGCGTCGCCTACCGACGGCACGAGCACCACCACCAGACCGACGAGCACAACAGCGGGCTTCGCGCTGTCGACCAGCTCGACGACACCACCACCCTCGTCGTCGGCGCCCTCACCTTCGCCGGCGTCGGCTGGCATACGACCGGAGACGCCCTGCTCGCCAACACCGCCGCCGCCATGGCGCGCGAGCGACGAACCACCGGCCGCGAAGAGCTCGCCCACGAATTCGGCACCACCAGCACAGCCTTGCCCACCGCCGCCTAA
- a CDS encoding RRQRL motif-containing zinc-binding protein, whose amino-acid sequence MTTTAYHLTGAAEEFPTYPYRMAPQGLATRRQLRAAGLRPGGHHAVAQILWRRGKRVAYLYRLDLAAPKRVATPAQREAIAKALRARRTCRHCGLVQPYYIPRRTGGCLDCIPGGN is encoded by the coding sequence ATGACCACCACCGCCTACCACCTCACCGGGGCCGCCGAAGAGTTCCCCACCTACCCGTACCGGATGGCACCGCAAGGTCTTGCGACCCGCCGGCAACTGCGCGCCGCCGGCCTCCGACCCGGGGGACATCACGCGGTCGCCCAGATCCTCTGGCGTCGCGGCAAGCGCGTCGCCTACCTCTACCGCCTCGACCTCGCCGCACCCAAACGGGTTGCGACCCCCGCACAGCGGGAGGCCATCGCAAAGGCCCTGCGGGCCCGGCGTACTTGCCGGCACTGCGGCTTGGTGCAGCCCTACTACATCCCCCGCCGTACCGGCGGCTGCCTCGACTGCATCCCCGGAGGTAACTGA
- a CDS encoding FtsK/SpoIIIE domain-containing protein: MTTTAPAPSSGVPVGPGLSMFDPIFVGIDEFGQPVYITLAYRNLLAGGEPGGGKSGLLNCIAAHAALSVDSRLVLLDGKLVELGQWEDCADAFIGPDITEALTVLRRLQVVMNNRYAWLRAHGRRKVTAADGLSVITVLVDEIAFYSATVGTKQEQEEFVALLRDLVARGRAAGIPVVAATQRPSFDIIPTSLRDLFGYRAAFRCTTPNSSNIVLGHGWAEQGYSATDIQPTNQGAAYLIAEGGVPRRIKVAYLTDVQIAGIADYAAWIRRPTTTPTTNPGEWEAVA; this comes from the coding sequence ATGACCACCACGGCACCCGCCCCAAGCAGCGGAGTTCCGGTGGGGCCTGGCCTGTCGATGTTCGACCCCATCTTCGTCGGCATCGACGAGTTCGGTCAGCCCGTCTACATCACCCTCGCCTACCGCAACCTCCTCGCCGGCGGCGAACCCGGCGGCGGCAAGTCCGGCCTGCTCAACTGCATCGCCGCCCACGCCGCCCTCTCCGTGGACTCCCGGCTCGTGCTGCTCGACGGCAAGCTCGTCGAGCTGGGCCAGTGGGAAGACTGCGCCGACGCGTTCATCGGCCCCGACATCACCGAAGCCCTGACCGTCCTGCGGCGGCTTCAGGTCGTGATGAACAACCGTTACGCCTGGCTGCGCGCTCACGGGCGCCGCAAGGTGACCGCCGCCGACGGGCTGTCGGTCATCACCGTCCTGGTCGACGAAATCGCCTTCTACTCCGCCACCGTCGGCACCAAGCAGGAACAAGAAGAGTTCGTCGCGCTCCTGCGAGACCTGGTCGCCCGTGGTCGCGCTGCCGGTATCCCGGTCGTCGCCGCAACTCAGCGGCCGTCGTTCGACATCATCCCCACCTCGCTGCGGGACCTGTTCGGCTACCGGGCTGCGTTCCGCTGCACCACCCCCAACAGCTCGAACATCGTGCTCGGTCACGGCTGGGCCGAGCAGGGCTACTCCGCCACCGACATCCAGCCCACCAACCAGGGCGCCGCGTACCTCATCGCAGAAGGCGGCGTACCCCGCCGCATCAAGGTCGCCTACCTCACCGACGTCCAGATCGCCGGCATCGCCGACTACGCCGCCTGGATCCGCCGACCCACCACCACCCCCACCACCAACCCCGGCGAATGGGAGGCCGTGGCATGA